A single genomic interval of Aureliella helgolandensis harbors:
- a CDS encoding DUF1559 domain-containing protein translates to MLRNAPKRAFTLVELLVVIAIIGILVGLLLPAVQSAREAARRMQCSNHLKQWALAFHNHHDAFKAFPKGSSNGAALRQTWVMYLWPYVEQTSLYNMTDLKSHFYVEPNTIPFTLDGPTGKHVSIYLCPSDSGTIDQNDPGSRYQRTRGNYVVNWGNSWYGQNPQPAASAPFSHNNGNRSMPNKTTFGSISDGTSNTLLMSEYLIAKSSADNDWRGDIHNDDGVFRFHTLMTPNTSAPDIIRNGWFQTPNDPQMPAAAGTEQQNAARSRHTGGVTTAYCDGSIHFTSNSISLVVWQAMGTMDGGEAVELPE, encoded by the coding sequence ATGCTACGAAACGCGCCCAAACGTGCATTCACTCTCGTTGAGTTATTGGTCGTTATTGCGATCATCGGTATTTTGGTGGGGTTACTGTTACCCGCGGTGCAGTCTGCCCGCGAAGCGGCTCGGCGGATGCAGTGCAGCAACCATCTCAAGCAGTGGGCGCTCGCGTTTCATAATCACCACGATGCCTTCAAGGCCTTCCCCAAGGGGTCGTCCAATGGTGCGGCCCTCCGGCAGACTTGGGTCATGTATCTTTGGCCCTATGTGGAACAAACGAGTCTGTACAACATGACCGACCTTAAGTCTCATTTTTACGTGGAGCCAAATACGATTCCCTTCACCTTGGACGGGCCAACCGGGAAGCATGTCTCCATTTATTTATGTCCGAGCGACAGTGGCACGATCGACCAGAATGATCCGGGTAGTCGATACCAACGGACGCGCGGCAACTACGTGGTCAATTGGGGAAACAGCTGGTATGGGCAGAATCCTCAGCCGGCAGCATCCGCCCCCTTTTCGCATAACAATGGCAACCGCAGTATGCCCAACAAAACCACTTTTGGCAGCATTTCGGATGGGACATCCAATACGCTGCTAATGAGTGAATATCTGATCGCTAAGAGTTCGGCGGACAATGACTGGCGCGGAGACATTCACAACGATGATGGTGTTTTTCGATTCCATACATTGATGACACCGAACACCTCGGCGCCGGACATTATTCGCAACGGGTGGTTTCAAACGCCCAACGACCCACAAATGCCAGCTGCTGCTGGGACGGAGCAGCAAAACGCGGCGCGCAGCCGGCACACAGGAGGTGTAACTACAGCCTATTGTGATGGTTCAATTCACTTTACTAGCAACAGTATCTCGCTAGTGGTGTGGCAAGCCATGGGGACGATGGATGGTGGCGAAGCTGTCGAACTCCCGGAATAG